One stretch of Shewanella sp. Arc9-LZ DNA includes these proteins:
- the yjeH gene encoding L-methionine/branched-chain amino acid transporter, whose translation MNQMTATIGRWQGAGLMATTLLGTGVFILPQMTIEVAGSGSLLAWLLLTVAIIPVALVFGLLASRFPHAAGPAYFIEKAFGATAGRTIGLIFLLVIPIGAPAAILMTFQFLEALISISGLGQLVAELLIVAVLLLLNIKGIQVSAKLQFALTLLIVSVVAILFGASGLNVDQLQTFAHGSHPQFSGVMLAMGIGFWSFLGIEAMTHLASDFRQPEKDLLPAMMMGTVLVGVIYLACTFLLLMVPTEGDGLAMISAFDYLLSNTFLGGYGAYIIGVLGIASGLATVNVYAASAARLLWSFSKEGILPRYFDKLNPHGVPFRALFAILGAMAVVIIVTFYSTQELEDLIAWSNGVFVIIYLLAMLSAAKLLSKRYLPLVIAGCLFCVGLGIALGSNMIYAIVLVLVIAPFMWWQKAHLTRKYLLNNSQG comes from the coding sequence ATGAATCAAATGACCGCAACAATAGGACGCTGGCAAGGCGCTGGCTTAATGGCCACCACATTGCTAGGCACTGGGGTATTTATTTTACCGCAAATGACCATAGAGGTAGCAGGCTCAGGTTCGCTATTAGCATGGTTGTTATTAACGGTAGCCATTATTCCAGTCGCATTAGTATTTGGTTTGTTAGCGAGTCGATTCCCGCATGCAGCGGGTCCAGCTTACTTTATTGAAAAAGCATTTGGTGCTACAGCAGGCCGAACAATTGGGCTGATTTTTTTATTAGTGATCCCCATTGGTGCACCTGCTGCAATTTTAATGACCTTTCAATTTTTAGAAGCATTAATATCGATTTCTGGGCTAGGTCAATTAGTCGCAGAGTTATTGATTGTGGCTGTGTTATTGCTGCTGAATATTAAAGGTATTCAGGTGTCGGCAAAATTACAGTTTGCGTTAACCTTGTTGATTGTATCGGTAGTCGCAATATTATTTGGTGCCAGCGGGTTAAATGTCGATCAGCTACAAACCTTTGCGCATGGCAGTCATCCGCAGTTTAGTGGGGTGATGCTAGCAATGGGTATTGGTTTTTGGAGTTTTCTAGGCATTGAGGCCATGACACATCTTGCCAGCGACTTTCGCCAACCCGAAAAAGATTTGCTGCCTGCAATGATGATGGGCACCGTATTAGTGGGTGTTATTTATTTAGCCTGTACTTTTTTATTGCTAATGGTACCAACCGAGGGTGACGGCTTAGCGATGATATCGGCATTTGATTATTTGTTATCAAACACCTTTTTGGGTGGATATGGCGCGTATATCATCGGAGTATTAGGTATTGCCAGCGGGTTAGCAACCGTGAATGTGTATGCTGCTAGCGCCGCGCGTTTATTGTGGAGCTTCAGTAAAGAAGGCATTTTACCGCGCTATTTTGATAAATTAAACCCACACGGTGTGCCCTTTAGAGCCTTGTTTGCCATTTTGGGGGCTATGGCGGTGGTGATCATCGTGACCTTTTATAGCACTCAAGAATTAGAAGACTTAATCGCTTGGAGTAATGGCGTGTTTGTGATTATTTACTTATTGGCGATGTTGTCTGCAGCTAAGTTACTCAGCAAGCGGTATCTACCATTAGTGATTGCAGGTTGTTTGTTTTGTGTTGGTTTGGGCATCGCGCTTGGCAGTAATATGATTTACGCCATTGTATTGGTGTTGGTTATCGCCCCTTTTATGTGGTGGCAAAAAGCTCATCTTACGCGTAAGTATTTACTCAATAATAGCCAAGGCTAA
- a CDS encoding DUF2780 domain-containing protein, producing the protein MKLTSALPVLFTVFVFSAPASAGWLDNVAEITKKPATEQAKTIALSETIEQSETTEQSSALVGNVMSQLGLSQTQAEGGLGSLLSLAQTNLGENDFSQLSDSIPNADGLLAAVPALSSGNGMSGLLSQAGDLGSALQGSAMVYDAFEKLGISKEYITPMVDIAKNYLQQSGGDGTVDLLMKGLGSVL; encoded by the coding sequence ATGAAATTAACTTCTGCATTACCGGTACTGTTTACCGTCTTCGTATTCTCAGCACCAGCATCTGCGGGCTGGTTAGACAACGTTGCTGAAATAACTAAAAAACCAGCAACTGAACAAGCCAAAACCATTGCACTGTCTGAAACAATAGAACAATCTGAAACAACTGAGCAATCAAGTGCTTTAGTGGGTAACGTTATGTCTCAACTTGGTTTATCTCAAACCCAAGCTGAAGGCGGGTTAGGCTCACTACTTAGCTTGGCTCAAACCAATTTAGGTGAAAATGATTTTAGCCAATTAAGCGACAGCATCCCAAATGCGGACGGTCTACTGGCTGCAGTTCCTGCTTTATCATCAGGCAATGGCATGTCAGGATTATTGTCACAAGCAGGTGATTTAGGCTCTGCATTACAAGGTAGCGCAATGGTATATGATGCTTTTGAAAAGCTTGGTATCTCAAAAGAATATATTACTCCTATGGTTGATATCGCTAAAAACTATCTCCAACAGAGTGGTGGTGACGGTACGGTTGATTTATTAATGAAAGGCTTAGGTTCAGTCCTATAA
- the menD gene encoding 2-succinyl-5-enolpyruvyl-6-hydroxy-3-cyclohexene-1-carboxylic-acid synthase produces the protein MQQQTSADMNLLWGQLILEELARLGVKHVCMAPGSRSTPLTLAAASQTQLTRHIHFDERGLGFMALGLAKASNAPVAIITTSGTAVANLYPAIVEAWLTHVPLIILSGDRPPELIDCGANQAIIQPAIFAQYAKQVNLPTPDLGYPANALLSTIDHAVANQHQPVHINCMYREPLYPTELVTLAHVKKTASFTTATYLAPLNQWFENTKPLTRYASLTTAELPTTDTLMRFVHGKGVIVVGTLAPEDNPQQIVALAQKLGWPVLVDAQSQLRQHPGVIGHVDQLLLNPKANKQLEQAERILVFGGRFISKRLLQYIAQQSWHSYWHVSKYGDRLDPSHQSKEFYQASVQAVCQLPWPRSSQANWALQLLPLNESLESLFKQQIDNTTFGEAQVVRAIALAQTDQHILFIGNSLPIRLYDMYAPIATNTPAIYTNRGASGIDGLIATACGVAADKNASTTLVMGDLSCLHDFNSLALLKQMTQPFVLVIINNDGGNIFNLLPVPNESLRNDFYRLSHGLEFGYGAAMFGLAYRQADDIESFNQAYQEAFEFNCASVIEVNVSPTQASDQIAQISQWVKQH, from the coding sequence ATGCAACAACAGACCAGCGCCGATATGAATTTGTTATGGGGTCAATTGATCTTGGAAGAGCTTGCACGCTTAGGGGTTAAGCATGTGTGTATGGCACCAGGTTCTCGCTCAACTCCGCTAACATTGGCCGCTGCTAGTCAAACCCAGCTCACTCGTCATATTCATTTTGACGAGCGTGGTTTAGGGTTTATGGCCCTTGGATTGGCAAAAGCCAGCAATGCGCCAGTCGCCATCATTACCACTTCAGGCACCGCCGTGGCCAATCTTTATCCAGCCATTGTTGAGGCGTGGTTAACCCATGTGCCGCTGATTATTTTATCTGGTGACAGACCACCAGAGCTGATTGATTGTGGTGCGAATCAAGCGATTATTCAGCCAGCTATTTTTGCTCAATATGCTAAACAAGTTAACTTACCAACGCCTGATCTTGGTTATCCGGCTAATGCATTATTGAGTACTATCGATCATGCTGTAGCTAACCAACACCAGCCGGTTCACATAAACTGTATGTACCGTGAGCCGCTATACCCAACAGAATTGGTGACATTGGCTCACGTAAAAAAAACCGCGAGCTTTACAACTGCAACCTATCTTGCACCATTAAACCAGTGGTTTGAAAACACTAAACCACTGACGCGCTATGCTAGCCTAACGACTGCTGAGTTACCCACTACAGACACCTTAATGCGCTTTGTTCACGGTAAAGGCGTGATCGTGGTTGGTACCTTAGCTCCTGAAGATAATCCACAGCAAATCGTCGCGTTAGCACAAAAGCTTGGCTGGCCAGTATTAGTTGATGCACAATCACAGTTGCGTCAGCATCCAGGCGTAATAGGCCACGTTGACCAGTTATTATTAAACCCGAAAGCCAACAAACAACTCGAGCAAGCTGAGCGGATATTAGTCTTTGGTGGGCGTTTTATTTCTAAACGTTTACTTCAATATATTGCCCAACAATCTTGGCATAGCTACTGGCATGTAAGTAAATACGGCGATCGTTTAGACCCGAGCCATCAATCTAAAGAATTTTATCAGGCAAGTGTTCAAGCGGTATGCCAATTACCTTGGCCACGCTCATCACAAGCCAACTGGGCATTACAATTATTACCGCTGAATGAGTCATTGGAGTCCCTGTTTAAACAACAAATCGACAATACAACCTTTGGTGAAGCCCAAGTTGTGCGTGCCATAGCATTGGCTCAAACAGATCAACATATACTGTTTATCGGTAATAGTTTACCTATCAGGCTCTACGATATGTACGCACCAATTGCCACCAATACACCGGCAATTTATACCAACCGAGGGGCATCGGGCATTGATGGATTAATTGCAACCGCTTGTGGCGTAGCCGCAGACAAAAATGCATCTACAACCCTAGTGATGGGCGACCTATCCTGTTTGCATGATTTCAATTCTCTGGCACTGTTAAAACAAATGACTCAACCATTTGTGCTGGTTATTATTAATAATGATGGCGGTAATATTTTTAATCTATTACCTGTACCCAATGAAAGCCTGCGCAATGATTTTTATCGATTAAGCCACGGTTTAGAGTTTGGTTATGGCGCTGCTATGTTTGGTTTAGCCTATCGACAAGCAGATGATATTGAGTCGTTTAATCAAGCGTATCAAGAAGCCTTTGAGTTTAATTGTGCCTCAGTGATTGAAGTCAATGTCAGCCCAACTCAAGCCAGCGACCAAATAGCACAAATCAGTCAATGGGTGAAACAACACTAA
- the menH gene encoding 2-succinyl-6-hydroxy-2,4-cyclohexadiene-1-carboxylate synthase: MVMISRFGQPQLPALLMLHGFLGSKDDWSILMPRLSQYFHCICIDLPGHGANVDTLNSPGLHQAAELIVSKMHSMGYMQFHVLGYSLGGRIALHIADDYADSLLSLTLESAHPGLQDAQQQAARAKSDSIWAKKLQHMPIADFLSLWYQQAVFNDLSQSQKQQLIAIRRSNDPQRLTNCYMTTSLSLQQDCRTVLESLTCPCHFMYGVDDKKFAQVAIDWQATLAESGLGTLQLHPLHAAGHNIHSLHPQLFTDTLLGLLCLDPLTDPKE; encoded by the coding sequence ATGGTAATGATCAGTCGCTTTGGCCAACCACAATTACCAGCATTATTAATGCTGCATGGTTTTTTGGGTAGTAAAGACGACTGGTCTATTTTAATGCCACGTTTAAGCCAATATTTTCATTGTATTTGCATTGATTTACCAGGCCATGGCGCTAACGTAGACACTTTAAACTCACCGGGATTACACCAAGCGGCAGAGCTTATTGTGAGTAAAATGCATAGCATGGGTTATATGCAGTTTCATGTATTGGGTTACTCACTCGGCGGACGGATAGCGCTGCATATTGCAGATGATTATGCTGATTCGCTCTTGAGCTTAACGCTCGAATCCGCTCATCCTGGCTTGCAAGATGCTCAGCAACAAGCCGCGCGAGCTAAAAGCGATAGTATCTGGGCGAAAAAACTCCAGCATATGCCCATAGCGGACTTTCTAAGTCTTTGGTATCAACAAGCAGTTTTTAATGATTTGAGTCAATCTCAAAAGCAGCAACTTATTGCAATACGCCGCAGCAATGATCCACAACGCTTAACCAATTGTTACATGACAACGTCTCTTAGTTTGCAGCAAGACTGCCGCACTGTACTTGAGTCGCTAACGTGTCCATGTCATTTTATGTATGGGGTTGATGACAAAAAATTTGCTCAGGTGGCTATAGATTGGCAGGCGACACTGGCAGAGTCTGGTTTAGGCACTTTGCAGTTACATCCTTTGCACGCCGCAGGACATAATATTCACAGCCTGCATCCTCAATTGTTTACCGACACCTTACTGGGGTTATTGTGCTTAGATCCGTTAACGGATCCAAAGGAGTAA
- a CDS encoding TerB family tellurite resistance protein, whose amino-acid sequence MIAKLKQFLQSHTQESSPEEKQKNLNLAAATLLQEVVYADENLAAAEAALLPEVLISTLGINPEEAITLIKEANQSRKNATSLFEFTAEINAQFSIDDKQKLLLSMWQLAYADGELSQYEDQIIRRTADLLHLKHSELIQMRNIAMETR is encoded by the coding sequence ATGATCGCCAAACTAAAGCAATTTCTCCAATCGCATACTCAAGAAAGTAGCCCAGAAGAGAAACAGAAAAACCTCAACCTGGCCGCGGCAACCCTATTGCAAGAGGTTGTGTACGCCGACGAAAATTTGGCTGCTGCTGAAGCTGCTTTACTGCCCGAAGTGCTCATCAGCACTTTAGGCATTAACCCAGAAGAAGCGATAACCCTTATAAAAGAAGCAAATCAAAGCCGTAAAAATGCCACGTCTCTATTTGAGTTTACCGCCGAAATCAATGCTCAATTTAGTATTGATGACAAACAAAAATTACTGCTGTCAATGTGGCAATTAGCTTATGCCGATGGTGAATTGTCGCAATATGAAGACCAAATTATTCGCCGTACAGCTGATTTACTGCATTTAAAGCACAGTGAACTGATTCAAATGCGCAATATCGCCATGGAAACTCGCTAA
- a CDS encoding HDOD domain-containing protein, producing MESAALLKRVDELPRLPKAVSELLDAVNNENTTVKSIAAKVAQDPLISARVLRLANSAHFGRSREVGSIDEAVIRLGMQTLRTLVIASAVIGAIPNAEGIDLAQFWGETFEVALYSQEVAKRCGVAPDEAFTCAILHNIGDLLIAVVEPSVAAQIRAAVAEGADKQQLETSLLGFDSPSVGALLAKAWKFTPSLVQGIEHQRAPLNAKPASKLAAVIYLSHEVFAHWDDQRDDESFTAWLADITNHKAGIIKMDMAGLAEKLIELRGKGLEIGKQLA from the coding sequence ATGGAATCTGCTGCATTATTAAAAAGAGTTGATGAGTTACCTCGCTTACCCAAAGCGGTTAGTGAATTGTTAGATGCGGTTAATAATGAAAATACCACCGTAAAGAGTATTGCAGCCAAAGTGGCTCAAGATCCTCTTATTAGCGCTAGAGTATTGAGGTTAGCTAATTCAGCTCATTTTGGTCGCAGTCGTGAAGTGGGTTCTATTGACGAAGCTGTGATTCGATTAGGCATGCAAACGTTGCGGACGTTAGTGATTGCTTCTGCGGTTATTGGTGCAATTCCTAATGCAGAAGGGATTGATCTCGCCCAATTCTGGGGTGAGACTTTTGAAGTCGCCCTGTATTCACAAGAAGTAGCCAAACGATGTGGCGTTGCACCAGATGAAGCTTTTACGTGCGCAATTTTACACAATATTGGTGATTTACTGATTGCCGTTGTTGAGCCTTCGGTCGCAGCACAAATCAGAGCCGCTGTCGCTGAAGGGGCTGATAAGCAACAGCTTGAAACGAGCTTATTAGGTTTCGACTCACCCTCTGTTGGTGCTCTATTAGCTAAAGCATGGAAATTTACTCCTTCATTAGTGCAAGGGATCGAGCATCAACGCGCACCGCTTAATGCTAAGCCTGCATCTAAGCTGGCTGCCGTTATCTATTTGTCGCACGAGGTGTTTGCACATTGGGATGATCAACGAGATGACGAATCTTTTACCGCTTGGTTGGCAGATATAACTAACCACAAAGCGGGCATTATTAAAATGGATATGGCTGGGCTAGCCGAGAAGCTCATCGAGTTAAGAGGTAAAGGGTTAGAAATAGGTAAGCAATTAGCTTAG
- the menC gene encoding o-succinylbenzoate synthase, translating into MSSDNSTITSCTLYQYQIELNPSLPVGIQRIDFRKGLVLAIQLNNQQVAWVEIAPLSGIDIDSQPITGFSQESLDEVTSQLLSILPSLIDQPLAILANIAEQMSLPSLAFSLSLLDAKLTHRLPVRIENPQTQLAVVPLLYDGMSAHVITQKLQTLSSINSVKIKVAQTSMESEIKFIYQVLAIAPHVTLRLDANRGFSLEQAIDFLACLPKHKIEYIEEPCINPSDNAQIHRQLGIKYALDESLNSSQFDLDLALQQPGLGALIIKPMLLGSLDKLQNMISQAHLAGVRGIVSSSLEADLGISDLRIVSQALTPDEPPGLDTLSAFGKPLLLATSGLSPRLNHQVLQLLTHIGQPQDSGEADI; encoded by the coding sequence ATGTCATCAGATAACTCAACGATAACCAGCTGTACTCTGTATCAATATCAAATTGAGCTCAACCCTAGTTTACCTGTAGGTATACAACGAATTGATTTTCGTAAAGGGTTAGTGCTTGCTATCCAGCTCAATAATCAACAAGTGGCTTGGGTTGAAATTGCCCCATTATCAGGCATCGATATTGATAGCCAACCAATAACAGGGTTTAGCCAAGAGTCGCTTGATGAGGTGACATCACAACTGTTGTCAATATTACCGAGTTTGATCGATCAACCCTTAGCGATTTTAGCCAATATTGCCGAGCAGATGTCGCTGCCATCATTGGCATTCTCATTGAGCTTATTGGATGCAAAACTAACCCATCGATTGCCTGTTCGCATCGAAAATCCACAGACTCAGTTAGCTGTGGTGCCATTACTTTACGATGGAATGTCAGCACACGTTATTACTCAAAAGTTACAGACACTGAGCAGCATCAACAGCGTAAAAATTAAAGTCGCTCAAACCAGTATGGAAAGCGAAATCAAATTTATTTATCAAGTGCTGGCAATCGCACCTCACGTAACATTACGCTTAGATGCTAATCGTGGTTTTAGTCTTGAACAGGCTATCGACTTTTTAGCGTGTTTACCAAAACACAAAATTGAATATATTGAAGAGCCATGTATTAACCCCAGTGATAATGCCCAAATACACCGGCAATTAGGAATAAAATATGCTTTAGATGAGTCATTAAATTCATCTCAATTTGATCTCGATTTAGCATTACAACAACCCGGTTTAGGCGCATTAATTATCAAACCCATGTTATTGGGTTCGCTGGATAAATTGCAAAACATGATTAGCCAAGCTCATCTTGCTGGTGTGCGCGGTATAGTAAGTTCAAGCTTAGAAGCTGACCTCGGTATCAGCGACTTACGCATAGTGAGCCAGGCACTAACACCAGATGAACCACCAGGCCTTGATACATTAAGCGCCTTTGGCAAACCCTTGCTGTTAGCCACCTCAGGGTTATCTCCACGGCTAAATCATCAAGTGTTGCAATTACTGACTCACATCGGCCAACCACAAGACTCAGGCGAGGCTGATATATAA
- a CDS encoding tetratricopeptide repeat protein, which produces MLNDIEFINGFSVELSDDYRLAKSYVRDIPTQALVYIRSFTHKLAAQLAVQHDVTFTSANLYDRIEQLNLRRVIDVAAVRALHRLRSDGNRGAHPEKYHLTQTQLVSIAEKSIHQILQIIAKLYPSLHQGAAPRYQFEAFDSYAGRDLCYRAVMKNDPEAQYLVGMSLKAKGLMLQEQERALAQTTDGSLLANSSSSSASSRSTSSSSNSAESNTPSLISTTVEQTSADVFAQAAHWFDIASVHHQAALFEHGVSLLHGYSGAANPATGEAFIAQAAAQGIVNAQALLGFFYLVGSDQFEVDINQAETLLTLAANAEDAEAMSNLGVLFYQNQQFEQAYLWVNKAAQTGYPHAQYHLALMLEQGEGCQVDIATSQQWMQEAAEQGQLDAMLRCGSDILHDDGASQQQLNIAEHYLHEVIKYGRNVTAMIELSVALADGILGRIDVVQAAYLLQQANLHANEIQRQVIEPLWQSLLMQIDSVIALNPTEDELATLQQAKCLLA; this is translated from the coding sequence TTGTTAAATGATATTGAGTTTATTAATGGTTTCTCTGTTGAGTTGAGCGATGATTACCGTTTAGCTAAAAGCTATGTACGCGATATTCCTACCCAAGCGTTAGTTTACATTCGCAGCTTTACCCATAAACTCGCCGCTCAATTAGCGGTGCAGCATGATGTAACGTTTACCTCGGCAAACTTGTATGATCGTATCGAGCAGCTAAACCTTCGACGCGTTATTGATGTTGCTGCAGTGCGGGCGTTACACCGATTGCGCAGTGATGGTAATCGTGGTGCGCATCCTGAAAAATATCATTTAACTCAAACTCAGCTTGTTAGCATCGCAGAAAAGTCGATCCATCAAATTCTGCAAATAATTGCAAAGCTATATCCTTCACTGCATCAAGGTGCTGCTCCGCGCTATCAATTTGAAGCATTTGATTCATATGCTGGCCGCGACTTATGTTATCGCGCAGTGATGAAGAATGACCCCGAAGCACAGTATTTAGTGGGGATGTCACTTAAAGCCAAAGGATTAATGCTACAAGAGCAAGAGCGTGCGTTGGCGCAAACCACAGACGGTTCACTCTTAGCAAATTCAAGTTCAAGTTCAGCATCATCACGCTCAACATCGTCAAGTTCAAATTCAGCAGAATCAAACACTCCAAGCCTTATATCAACCACGGTTGAGCAAACGTCAGCGGATGTATTTGCCCAAGCAGCACATTGGTTTGATATTGCATCAGTTCATCATCAAGCGGCATTGTTTGAGCATGGCGTGAGCTTACTGCATGGCTATAGTGGTGCGGCAAATCCTGCGACGGGCGAGGCGTTTATTGCGCAAGCTGCAGCACAAGGTATTGTTAATGCGCAGGCCTTATTAGGTTTCTTTTATCTGGTGGGCAGTGATCAATTTGAAGTGGATATTAATCAAGCCGAAACATTGCTGACATTAGCCGCTAATGCAGAAGATGCTGAAGCAATGTCAAACCTTGGGGTGCTGTTTTATCAAAACCAACAATTTGAACAAGCTTACTTATGGGTAAATAAAGCCGCGCAAACCGGTTACCCGCATGCACAATATCATTTGGCGCTGATGCTTGAACAAGGTGAGGGCTGCCAGGTTGATATCGCTACGAGCCAGCAATGGATGCAAGAAGCCGCCGAGCAAGGTCAATTAGATGCGATGTTACGTTGTGGCAGTGATATTTTGCACGACGATGGTGCTAGCCAACAGCAACTTAATATTGCTGAACACTATTTACATGAAGTGATTAAATACGGCCGTAATGTCACCGCGATGATTGAACTGAGTGTCGCCTTAGCCGACGGCATTTTAGGCCGTATCGATGTGGTACAAGCAGCGTATTTATTACAACAAGCTAATTTGCACGCCAACGAGATTCAGCGCCAAGTTATCGAACCGCTTTGGCAGTCGTTACTGATGCAAATTGACAGTGTTATCGCGCTTAATCCAACGGAAGATGAGTTAGCGACCTTGCAACAGGCAAAGTGCTTACTCGCGTAA
- a CDS encoding Lrp/AsnC family transcriptional regulator, with protein MDKFDKAIINELRHNARQSISFIAEQVNLSRSAVTERIKKLEQTGVIRGYQVLLSESQKQGVSAYFEIQHRCARCAEVIHIFTTIPEVITCQGITGDMDLLVYVHANSMQRLHEIREFIDAQADIVKIKTHVVMSEWINNQA; from the coding sequence TTGGATAAATTTGATAAAGCGATTATAAACGAATTACGCCACAATGCTCGACAGAGTATTTCGTTTATTGCTGAGCAAGTGAATTTATCGCGCAGTGCTGTCACCGAGCGAATTAAGAAATTAGAACAAACGGGGGTTATCCGTGGCTATCAGGTTTTACTGAGTGAGTCGCAAAAACAAGGCGTGTCGGCATACTTTGAAATTCAGCATCGTTGCGCCCGTTGCGCCGAAGTCATCCATATTTTCACCACCATACCGGAAGTGATAACTTGCCAAGGCATTACCGGCGACATGGATTTATTGGTTTATGTGCATGCCAATTCTATGCAACGATTACATGAAATCCGCGAATTTATTGATGCTCAAGCTGACATCGTCAAAATTAAAACCCATGTAGTCATGAGCGAATGGATAAACAATCAAGCCTAA
- the menE gene encoding o-succinylbenzoate--CoA ligase, producing MMSPLHQAALNHPDAIAIESSHKAVNPSITTGNKTCNNTCPTTRVSYAQLSGLVHCVVQQLQSQGVKHGDIVACVSHNNIDMICLYWACIDAGWIFLPLSPRLADVQINQLIKRFDLQWLWTDNVSRKTAIEIAYWLDIELPQKVDQLSNQAVEVSPHQASNIILTSGSSGTPKAAVHCLTNHLSSAKGAATFIALAPSDAWLLSLPLFHIGGLAIIHRCTLAGACIVLRDPALTLAEQLTSSHITHVSLVPTQAIQILQQHPAAFTNVSALLLGGGAIEPALIDALQHLHINAYTSYGMTEMSSQITTAKANLLGHHGCPLPSRQLRLKDGVIWVKGECLFLGYLTDQGLSLPLDDQGWFCTHDKGLLDPEGQLSILGRMDNMFICGGENIHPEQLEAVLLTHPNVAQAIVFALDDTIFGHLPAAIIDYCVADNSTNAIELETVNANPVDFETVNMEAVDLKTVDLRAIDVDNINLQLSQLVESTLARFKRPRQFFGWPKDVVTSGLKVPRKSIINAIQTQIDAAKIAP from the coding sequence ATGATGTCACCTTTGCATCAAGCAGCATTAAATCATCCAGATGCTATTGCTATTGAAAGTAGCCATAAAGCCGTCAATCCGAGCATCACTACTGGTAATAAGACTTGCAACAATACTTGCCCCACGACTCGCGTCAGTTATGCTCAGTTAAGTGGTTTAGTTCACTGCGTAGTGCAACAATTGCAATCACAAGGTGTTAAGCATGGCGATATTGTAGCTTGTGTGTCACACAATAATATTGACATGATTTGCCTATATTGGGCATGCATTGATGCGGGATGGATATTTTTACCTTTGTCACCTCGATTGGCTGATGTGCAGATTAATCAGCTTATCAAACGCTTTGATCTCCAATGGTTATGGACCGATAACGTCAGCAGAAAAACCGCTATTGAGATTGCCTACTGGCTCGATATTGAACTGCCTCAAAAAGTAGATCAACTAAGCAACCAAGCTGTTGAGGTATCACCGCATCAAGCTTCCAATATTATTCTCACATCTGGTTCAAGTGGAACACCCAAAGCTGCGGTACATTGCTTAACTAACCATTTGAGCAGCGCCAAAGGGGCTGCAACGTTTATTGCTTTAGCGCCGTCTGACGCTTGGCTATTATCGTTACCACTGTTTCATATTGGTGGGTTGGCCATTATTCATCGTTGCACTTTGGCTGGAGCCTGCATTGTATTGCGAGATCCCGCATTGACACTGGCCGAACAGCTAACAAGTAGCCATATCACCCATGTGTCATTAGTGCCAACCCAAGCGATACAGATACTCCAGCAACATCCCGCGGCGTTTACCAATGTAAGCGCATTACTGTTGGGCGGCGGAGCCATAGAACCGGCTCTTATTGATGCACTACAACACCTGCACATTAACGCTTACACCAGCTATGGTATGACAGAGATGAGCTCGCAAATTACCACCGCTAAAGCCAATTTATTAGGCCATCATGGTTGTCCTTTGCCTTCAAGACAACTGAGGTTGAAAGACGGGGTAATTTGGGTAAAAGGTGAGTGTTTATTTTTAGGCTATTTAACCGACCAGGGGTTAAGCTTGCCATTAGATGATCAAGGTTGGTTTTGTACCCACGACAAAGGACTGTTAGATCCAGAGGGACAACTGAGTATTTTAGGCCGCATGGATAACATGTTTATTTGTGGCGGTGAGAACATTCATCCAGAACAACTTGAAGCAGTATTATTAACTCATCCCAATGTCGCGCAAGCGATTGTATTTGCCCTAGACGATACAATTTTTGGCCACTTACCTGCTGCCATTATTGATTATTGTGTCGCAGACAATAGTACTAATGCAATTGAACTCGAAACCGTTAATGCCAATCCAGTTGATTTCGAGACCGTTAACATGGAGGCTGTTGACTTAAAGACTGTTGATTTAAGAGCCATTGATGTCGACAACATTAACCTGCAGCTGAGTCAGTTAGTTGAATCAACACTGGCGCGTTTCAAGCGGCCTAGACAATTTTTTGGTTGGCCAAAAGACGTCGTCACCAGTGGTTTAAAAGTGCCAAGAAAAAGCATCATCAACGCCATTCAAACCCAGATAGACGCAGCAAAAATAGCACCATAA